The window AAGGTCCTCATGGAGGGGGAGTTTCCCCAGGAGCTGAACAACGCCTTCCGGGGTATGGAGCGCTCGGGCAACCCCTGGGGCATCGGGCAGGACAAGCGCCTGGACTGGGCCGAGGGCCTTAGCGTGCCCACGGTGGAGGAAAAGCCCCACCCCGAGGTCCTCTACTGGGTGGGGTGCGCCCCCAGCTACGATCCCAGGGCGCAGAAGATCGCCCGGAGCATGGTGGCGATCCTGAACGCCAGCGGGGTGGACTGGGCGGTCTTGGGGCGGAAGGAGAAGTGCACCGGGGATGCGGCGCGGCGGGCGGGGAACGAGTACCTCTTTTTCCAGCTGGCCACGGAGAACGTGGAAACCCTGAACCAGGTGGCCCCCAAGACCATCGTCACCACCTGCCCCCACTGCTTCCACACCCTGCAGAATGAGTACAAGGACTTCGGGGGGGACTACCGGGTGGTCCACCACTCGGAGTTCATCGCCGAGCTCTTGCGCTCGGGGAGGCTTCGGGTGAACGAGGAAACCCGCCAGGTGGTCTTCCACGACCCCTGCTACCTGGGCCGCCACAACGGGGTCTACGAGGCCCCGCGGGAGGTGCTGAAGGAGGTGGGCCTAATCCTGGTGGAGCCGCCCCGGAGCCGGGAGAAGAGCTTCTGTTGCGGGGCGGGCGGGGCCCAGTTCTGGAAGGAGGAGGAGCCCGGGGCCATGCGGGTGTCGCAAAACCGTTACCAGGAACTCAAGGCCACGGGGGCCGAGGTCATCGCCACGGGCTGCCCCTTCTGCATGGCCATGATGAACGTGGAGACGGCCCAGGACGAAAGGCCCCCCGAGGTATTGGACATCGCCGAGTTGGTGGCGAAGGGCCTCAAGGCCTGACGTAAACGGCAAAGGCCCGATACCCCTCCCCGTAGGCCCTTAGGACCAGGCCTGGGGGAGAGGTTAGGAGCTCGTAAGGTTGCCAGTAAAAGGGGCTTCCCGCCCGGCCCCGCCGCTCCGCCTCCTTCTGGGTGAAGCCCTCCACCAGGAGGAGCCCTCCAGGGAGGAGGAGAGGGGCAAGGGATTGGAGGAGGGGCCGGTTCACGTAGTAGGCCAGAACGATGCCGGCGAAGGGGCCTGAGGGGAGGGGTGCGCCCGCCTCGAGGTCCTGTTCCACCAGGGTGAGGCCGGGGGTGCCCTTTAGGCGCTCTAGGGCCACCCGGCTTCGCTCCACCAGGACCACGGGGTGGCCCCGCATCAGGAAGTAGCGGGCGTTCCGCCCCAGGCCCCCCGCCAGGTCCAAGACGGGGCCCTCCGGCACGAAGGGCCCGTAGGCCCGTACCACGAAGGCAGGGGGGCGGTCTTCTTGGGTTTCCCGATAGAAGGCGTCCCAGTCCCTAGGCATGGCGGCGGAAGGCGAGGAGGCTCCCCAGGAAGAGGATGAGGAGGGTGCCTCCCCAGAAGAGGGCCTTGGGGAGTTCGAAGGCCAGCTCGGGGCGGTGCAGGAGGTGGGCGAAGGTGGACTCCCCCTCCAAGAACAGCTTCACCCCCGCCCAGCCCACCAGGGCGTAGGCCACCTTCTCCAGGCCGGGGAAGCGCTCCATGAGGGCCACCACGCTGCTGGCCAAGAGCCGGATGAAGAGGATGCCCAAGGCTACCCCCAGGAAGACGAGGAAAAGCTCCTTGGAGAAGGCCACCACCGCCAGGATGGAGTCCACGGCGAAGGCCAGGTCCACCAGGTTGATGAGGAGGACCACCCGCCAAAACGCCTGGGCGGTGGCCTGGGGGAGGGGTTTGGCCTCCTCCTGGTTTTGGAAGTGCCGGAGCATGAGGTAAAGGAGGTAGAGCCCCCCGAGGATCTCCACCCACCAGAGCTGGATGAGGTACACGGCGAAGAGGAGGGCGAGGCCCCGGAGGAGGTAGGCCCCGAGGATCCCGTAAAAGAGGGCCCGCCGTCGTAGGTGGGGCGGGAGGGGCTTCACCATCACCGCCAGGACCAAGGCGTTGTCCCCGGAGAGGAGCGCCTCCAAGGCGGCCACGGAGACAAGGACGAGGAGGGCCTCGAGGCTCATCCTTCCCCCAGGAGGTAGGAAAGCCCCGGGGCCAGGGCCTGCTTCCAGGTGACCCAGTTGTGCCCCGAGGGCCTTTCCCGGTAGGCGTGGGGGGTCCTTTTGTCGGCGAGGAGGGCGGCGAAGCGGCGGTTCGGGGCGAGGAGCCACTCCAACAGGCCCACCTCCAGGTACACCCGGGGAACGCGTTCCGCCTCGGCGAAGCGGGCCAAAAGCCACTCCTCGTCCCGGTAGGCGTCCATTCCCCCGGGGTGGGCCTTGAGGGCGGGGGAGAGGGCGAGGACCTTCGGGAAGCGCTCGGGATAGCGCCAGGCCTGCCACAAGGAGAAAAGCCCCCCCAAGGAGGCCCCCACCAGCACCACCTCCCCCAGGGGGCCATACGCCCGTTCCACCTCGGCCAAAACCGCGTGGAACTCCGCCTCATAGGCCTCGGAAAAGCGGTACTCCACCTCGCGCCGGATGGGTTCCACGAAGACCAGGCGCACCGGGGGGATCTCCCCCCTCTCCAGGAGGGCGCGGGCCACCTTGTGGAGCCCAGCGGTGCGGTAGAAGGCCACCCCGTCCTGGGCCACCACCGTGGCCCGAGGGGAAGGCCCCGTTTCCGCCACGTAGTAGCGCCTTTCCCCCAGGCGGTGCCGGGCCACCCGGGGCTCCTCCTTGGGTTCGGGGGGCGCCTCGTAGCGGAAGCCGGGAAGCCTTATGGCCCGGGGGTAGGTCCACCAGGGGTTATCCGCCCGCTCGGGGTTATGGGGGTCGGGGAAGGGCCTTCCTTCCCCGTCCAAGAAGGCGTATTCCACGTACGCCCCTTCCGGGAACTCCAGGGTGAGGGGGCCCGCCAAGGGGATGGGGTTTCGTTCCCAGTCGGTGAAGTCGCCGATGAGGGCCTTGGCCCCTTCCGGCGGGTAGAAGGTGACGTGCCTGCGGCCTACCCGTACCACGGCTCTACTCTATTGGCGTAGCCCCTGTTCCGTAAGCGGGGGGAGGTTGGGTGGGGCGGACACACCCCCTTGGGAGGACCAAGGCGGCGCGCCTGCGAGGAAGGATGCTTGCGCGGGGGCAAGCCCTGCCACCATGGGCGCCTTGTTCCTTCGCCCCTTCACACCTTCTCCAGATCGGGGTAGAGGAGGAGAAGCTCCTCCTCGGTGAGGGCTTCCTCTTCCCGCTCCGGGGTCCAGGAGAGGTAGAAGGCGAGGAGGGTGAAGGGGGTGGACCCCGCCAAGGCCAAAAGGGCCTCCTTCACCCCTTCCCGGCCCAAGGGGTGCTTGGCGCTAAGGGGCCTGCGGTCCGCTAGGATGAGGCTCACCACCAGGTAGCGCCCCCCGGGCTCGGCCTTCGCCCGGTAGGCCTCCGCCACCCGCATCTTCCCCTCAAAGTGGCGGAAGGTTTCCTCGTACTTGCTCCTTTCCTCCAGCAGCCAGGCGTCAAACCGGGCCAGGGCCTCTTCCTCGGAGGCGGTTTCCACCTCGTAGCGGGCGAAGCGCCAGGCGGGCTCCTCCCTTAGGAGGAGCAAGGCGGCCTCGTCCAAGAGGTCGGAAAGCCCCTTGGCGGTGGTGGTGTCCGCTTGCTGGGCCAGGCGCCTAAGGGCCTGCTGCACCTGGGGCCGATGCAGGAGGGCGAGGCGCAACCGGGCGACGCTGGCCCCGTTCCCTTCCCCCGCTTGCCTAAGCCCCCGCACCATGAGGAAGGCCACCAAGGCGAGGCCGAGGAAGACCACCACCGGTACCAGGCCCAGGCTTCCCCCGCCCCCGGGGTAGACCACCACCGGGCCCGGATAGGTGGGCACGGGCACCGGGTAGCTGGGGGCGGGCCCGGGGGCCATGGGCGGGGGGCTTGGGCTGTAGGGGCGTCCCCCCACCCCACCCCCGCTCTTTTGGGCCAAGGCCAGGCCCAGGAGGAGGAGAAGCACCCAAAGCCGCGCCACCGCCTTAGCATAAGCCTTTGTGCCTTGGGGCCCTTTGCGCTAAACGGGGGTTCGCAGTAAACTTGATATAGGTAGGCTTAGACTATGGACGAAACGAGCCAAAGGAGGGAAACCATGCTGCCAGAAACCTTGCCCGTCTGCCCCGTGCGGGGGTCGGTCATCTACCCCACCATGGTCATGCCCATCGATGCGGGCCGGCCCATCTCCATCCGGGCCATCGACGAGGCCCTGGCCCGGGAGCGGGTGCTTCTCATCGTGAGCCAAAAGGACAAGGAGGTGGAGGCCCCCAAGCCCTCCGACCTCTACGAGGTGGGCACCGCCTGCAACATCCTGAAGATGCGCAAGAACCCGGATGGTTCCGTCCAGGTCCTGGTGCAGGCCTTCGCCCGGGTACGGGTGACGGAGTGGCTGGACCTGGGGGACCACCTCGAGGCCAAGGGGGTGGTCCTGGCGGACGAGCCCGGGGACCCCACCCTGGTGAAGGCCTTGGTCCGGGAGGTGAAGGACAAGTTCCAGGCCCTCCTCAAGGAGGGGCGGTACCTGCCGCCGGAGGTGGTCCAGTTCGTCCTCAACCTGGAAGACCCTTCCCAGCTTGCCGACTACATCGCCTTCCACATGGACTTCCGCCTGGAGGACAAGCAGAAGGTCCTGGAAACGGCGGACGTGGCCGAACGGCTCAAGCGGGTTTTGGTCCTCTTGCAGGCGGAGCTGGACCTCATCGAAACGCAAAAGCGCATCCAGCAGCAGGTCAAGGAGGAGATTGACCGCAACCAGCGGGAGTACTTCCTCCGGGAGCAGATGAAGGCCATTCAGCGGGAGCTCCACGGGGAGGAAGGAGAGCAGGAAGTGGAGGAGTTCCGCAAGAAGGTGGAGGAGCTCGACCTGCCCCCCGTGGTGCGTCAGGAGGTGGAGCGGGAGCTCAACCGCTTCGCCCGCATGCACCCCGACTCCGCCGAGGCCAGCGTCATCCGCACCTACCTGGACTGGATCGTCAACCTTCCCTGGAACAAGCGCACGGAGGACAACCTGGACCTCAAGCGGGCCAAGGAGATCCTGGAGCGGGACCACTACGGCCTAGAGAAGGTCAAGGACCGCGTTCTGGAGTTCTTGGCGGTGCGCAAGCTTAAGGCGGAAAGGGCCAAAAGGGGCGAAATCCCCGAGGAGGAGGTGAACAAGGGCCCCATCCTCCTCTTCGTGGGGCCCCCAGGAGTGGGGAAGACCTCCATCGCCAAGAGCATCGCCGAAGCCCTGGGCCGCAAGTACGTGCGCATCTCCTTGGGGGGCGTGCGGGACGAGTCGGACATCAGGGGCCATCGCCGCACCTACATCGGGGCCATGCCCGGGCGCATCATCCAGGGCCTGCGGCAGGCGGGCACCAAGAACCCCGTCTTCCTCCTGGACGAGGTGGACAAGCTTGGCATCTCCTACCAAGGGGACCCTGCCGCCGCCCTTCTGGAGGTCTTGGACCCCGCCCAGAACAAGGAGTTCGTGGACCACTACCTGGGGGTGCCCTTCGACCTCAGCGAGGTGATGTTCATCTGCACCGCCAACTTCCCCCAGAACATCCCCGCCCCCCTGTGGGACCGCATGGAGGCCATCGAGTTCACCAGCTACATCGAGCAGGAGAAGCTGGAGATCGCCAAGCGCTACCTCCTGCCCCGGCAGCTTCGGGAAACGGGCCTGGCCGAGGGGCAGGTGGTGGTAACCGAGGCGGCCCTCATGCGCCTCATCACCCACTACACGCGGGAAGCGGGGGTTAGGCAGCTGGAGCGGGAGATCGGGGCCCTGTTGCGCAAGGCGGCCCGGCAGATCCTGGAGGAGGGCAAGAAGCGGGTGCGCATCACGGAGAAGGACCTGGAGAAGTACCTGGGCCCGCCCCGCTTCCTCCCCGAGACCGAGGCCCGCCACCCCCAGGTGGGCGTGGCCACGGGCATGTACTACACCCCCGTGGGCGGGGACATCATGTTCGTGGAGGTTTCCGTCATGCCCGGCAAGGGCAACCTGATCCTCACCGGGCAACTGGGGGACGTGATGAAGGAGTCGGCCCGGGCGGCGCTTTCCTACGCCAAGAAAAACGCCCTCCGCTTCGGCATCCCCCTGGAGCGCTTCGAGAAATCGGACATCCACATCCACGTCCCCGCTGGGGCCATCCCCAAGGAGGGGCCTTCCGCCGGGGTGGCCATCGTGAGCGCCTTGGTTTCCGCCCTCACGGAGGTGCCCGTGCGCCACGATATCGCCATGACCGGGGAGATCACCCTCACCGGGCGGGTCCTGCCCATCGGCGGGGTGAAGGAGAAGGTCCTGGGGGCCAGGCGGGCCGGGATCCGCGAGGTGATCCTGCCCAAGCCCAACCAGGCGGACCTTGCCGACATCCCCGCCCCCTTGCGCCAGAACATGACCTTCCGCTTCGTGGAGCACCTGGACCAAGTCCTGGACCTGGCTTTGGTGGGGGGGTTGAAGGCCCTGGAGGCCCGCGCCAAGGAGGCCAAGCCCAAGCGGGGCAAGAAGGAGCTGGTGGCCCACGCCTAAGGGGCTAGCCCTGGAGGGCCTTCTCGTACACTTCCAGGTACTGCCGGGTGATGCGCTCGGGATGAAAGCGTTCCTGGGCGTACTCCCGGGCCCTTTGCCGCATCCTTTGGAGCTCGGGGTGGGCCAAAAGCTCCAGGATAGCCCCGGCGAAGCCCTCGAGGTCCCCAAGCTCCACCAGCCTGCCCACCTCCGGCCGGACCAGCTCCGGCACCCCGCCCACCGCCGTGGCCACCACGGGCACCCCGGAGGCCAGGGCCTCGAGGGCCGCCTGCCCGAAGGACTCCTCCTCCGAGGCCAGGAGGAAGAGGTCCGCCGCCCCTAGGACCTCCTCGGGGTGGGGCGTGGGGGGGTGGAAGGTGACCCAGGGCTCCACCCCCAGCTCCCGCGCCACCCGCCTGGCCTCCGCCTCCTCCGGGCCCTTTCCCAGGAGGAGGAGGCGGGCCTTGGCCTTAGGGCGCACCTTGGCGAAGGCCCGCACGATGTCCGGCACCCGCTTGATGGGCCGGAAGTTGGAGGCGTGCACCAAAAGCCACTCCCCCTCCTCGGCGTAAAGCCTCTTGCGTTCCGGGCGCGGGTAAAAGCGCTCGGGGTCCACGGCGTTGTGGATCACCGTGGGCCTC is drawn from Thermus sp. LT1-2-5 and contains these coding sequences:
- the bshA gene encoding N-acetyl-alpha-D-glucosaminyl L-malate synthase BshA encodes the protein MRALRLGLVAYPGLGGSGIVATELAHRLARMGHRVYLFATERPFRLPKESPVAFVPVDLPFYPVFPGPLYTLSLAGTLEREAKRLELDLVHTHYAIPHAAASLLAFGEGFPVVHTLHGTDVSVLGMDPAFHGPTKRALRAAKATTAVSQALARETEKAFGVRPTVIHNAVDPERFYPRPERKRLYAEEGEWLLVHASNFRPIKRVPDIVRAFAKVRPKAKARLLLLGKGPEEAEARRVARELGVEPWVTFHPPTPHPEEVLGAADLFLLASEEESFGQAALEALASGVPVVATAVGGVPELVRPEVGRLVELGDLEGFAGAILELLAHPELQRMRQRAREYAQERFHPERITRQYLEVYEKALQG
- a CDS encoding alpha/beta hydrolase-fold protein, which produces MVRVGRRHVTFYPPEGAKALIGDFTDWERNPIPLAGPLTLEFPEGAYVEYAFLDGEGRPFPDPHNPERADNPWWTYPRAIRLPGFRYEAPPEPKEEPRVARHRLGERRYYVAETGPSPRATVVAQDGVAFYRTAGLHKVARALLERGEIPPVRLVFVEPIRREVEYRFSEAYEAEFHAVLAEVERAYGPLGEVVLVGASLGGLFSLWQAWRYPERFPKVLALSPALKAHPGGMDAYRDEEWLLARFAEAERVPRVYLEVGLLEWLLAPNRRFAALLADKRTPHAYRERPSGHNWVTWKQALAPGLSYLLGEG
- a CDS encoding DUF1517 domain-containing protein, which translates into the protein MARLWVLLLLLGLALAQKSGGGVGGRPYSPSPPPMAPGPAPSYPVPVPTYPGPVVVYPGGGGSLGLVPVVVFLGLALVAFLMVRGLRQAGEGNGASVARLRLALLHRPQVQQALRRLAQQADTTTAKGLSDLLDEAALLLLREEPAWRFARYEVETASEEEALARFDAWLLEERSKYEETFRHFEGKMRVAEAYRAKAEPGGRYLVVSLILADRRPLSAKHPLGREGVKEALLALAGSTPFTLLAFYLSWTPEREEEALTEEELLLLYPDLEKV
- a CDS encoding class I SAM-dependent methyltransferase, yielding MPRDWDAFYRETQEDRPPAFVVRAYGPFVPEGPVLDLAGGLGRNARYFLMRGHPVVLVERSRVALERLKGTPGLTLVEQDLEAGAPLPSGPFAGIVLAYYVNRPLLQSLAPLLLPGGLLLVEGFTQKEAERRGRAGSPFYWQPYELLTSPPGLVLRAYGEGYRAFAVYVRP
- the lon gene encoding endopeptidase La, which gives rise to MLPETLPVCPVRGSVIYPTMVMPIDAGRPISIRAIDEALARERVLLIVSQKDKEVEAPKPSDLYEVGTACNILKMRKNPDGSVQVLVQAFARVRVTEWLDLGDHLEAKGVVLADEPGDPTLVKALVREVKDKFQALLKEGRYLPPEVVQFVLNLEDPSQLADYIAFHMDFRLEDKQKVLETADVAERLKRVLVLLQAELDLIETQKRIQQQVKEEIDRNQREYFLREQMKAIQRELHGEEGEQEVEEFRKKVEELDLPPVVRQEVERELNRFARMHPDSAEASVIRTYLDWIVNLPWNKRTEDNLDLKRAKEILERDHYGLEKVKDRVLEFLAVRKLKAERAKRGEIPEEEVNKGPILLFVGPPGVGKTSIAKSIAEALGRKYVRISLGGVRDESDIRGHRRTYIGAMPGRIIQGLRQAGTKNPVFLLDEVDKLGISYQGDPAAALLEVLDPAQNKEFVDHYLGVPFDLSEVMFICTANFPQNIPAPLWDRMEAIEFTSYIEQEKLEIAKRYLLPRQLRETGLAEGQVVVTEAALMRLITHYTREAGVRQLEREIGALLRKAARQILEEGKKRVRITEKDLEKYLGPPRFLPETEARHPQVGVATGMYYTPVGGDIMFVEVSVMPGKGNLILTGQLGDVMKESARAALSYAKKNALRFGIPLERFEKSDIHIHVPAGAIPKEGPSAGVAIVSALVSALTEVPVRHDIAMTGEITLTGRVLPIGGVKEKVLGARRAGIREVILPKPNQADLADIPAPLRQNMTFRFVEHLDQVLDLALVGGLKALEARAKEAKPKRGKKELVAHA